Proteins encoded by one window of Chromobacterium violaceum ATCC 12472:
- the panD gene encoding aspartate 1-decarboxylase codes for MQRNMLKSKLHRVTTTHAELHYIGSCAIDENLLEAADILEYEEVQIWNVTNGERFATYAIKAERGSGVISVNGSAARRAAPGDLLIIASFAQYEDAELKGHSPKLVFVDGDNRLTEVKGATPTQPA; via the coding sequence ATGCAACGCAATATGCTCAAGTCCAAGCTCCACCGCGTGACCACCACGCATGCCGAGCTGCATTACATCGGCTCCTGCGCCATCGATGAGAACCTGCTGGAAGCGGCGGACATTCTCGAGTACGAAGAGGTGCAGATCTGGAATGTCACCAACGGCGAGCGTTTCGCCACTTACGCGATCAAGGCCGAGCGCGGGTCCGGCGTGATTTCGGTCAACGGTTCCGCCGCGCGCCGCGCCGCGCCGGGCGACCTGCTGATCATCGCCTCGTTCGCGCAGTACGAGGATGCGGAACTGAAGGGCCACTCGCCCAAGCTGGTGTTCGTCGACGGCGACAACCGCCTGACCGAGGTGAAGGGCGCCACGCCGACCCAGCCGGCCTGA
- a CDS encoding substrate-binding periplasmic protein, with amino-acid sequence MRRALSALLLCLLLPHGPASAEEPDRSPVRICDDGDEWPPYTYYRRTNGEPTAEITGFSVEVIGAILGKHGIPFTIALPPWKRCLASIEAGENYVMALSASKNPDRERRFLFSMPYYQTHYYVFYAKDRFPQGLKLDSQADLNRYRLGGIKGYAYSNLGTVDKDRMVRAASYPELVKMMKAGRLDVFAEDYEVMAGLASIGTLDIIGDPSIGRAPLPGANANPFHMIFSRKNPRGEALRQLIDSELEAMRRSGQLAKLLAKYVKR; translated from the coding sequence ATGCGCCGCGCCCTCTCCGCCCTATTGCTCTGCCTGCTCCTGCCCCATGGCCCCGCCTCCGCGGAAGAACCGGACCGCTCGCCGGTGCGAATCTGCGACGACGGCGACGAATGGCCGCCTTACACCTATTACCGCCGGACCAACGGCGAGCCGACAGCCGAGATCACCGGCTTCTCGGTCGAAGTGATAGGCGCCATCCTCGGCAAGCACGGCATTCCATTCACCATTGCGTTGCCTCCCTGGAAACGCTGCCTGGCGTCAATAGAGGCGGGAGAGAACTACGTGATGGCGCTCAGCGCCAGCAAGAATCCCGACCGGGAGCGGCGCTTCCTGTTTTCCATGCCCTACTACCAAACCCACTATTACGTCTTCTACGCCAAGGATCGCTTCCCTCAGGGATTGAAGCTGGACAGCCAGGCGGATCTCAACCGATACCGGCTGGGCGGCATCAAAGGCTATGCCTATTCGAATCTAGGCACGGTTGACAAGGACAGGATGGTGCGGGCCGCCAGCTATCCGGAGTTGGTCAAAATGATGAAAGCCGGCCGGCTGGACGTGTTCGCTGAAGACTACGAAGTCATGGCGGGCCTGGCCAGCATAGGCACGCTGGACATCATCGGGGATCCGTCCATCGGCCGCGCGCCGCTGCCCGGCGCCAACGCCAACCCCTTCCACATGATCTTCAGCCGCAAAAATCCGCGCGGCGAAGCCTTGAGGCAGCTGATCGACAGCGAACTGGAAGCGATGCGCCGCTCCGGACAGCTGGCCAAGCTGCTGGCCAAGTATGTGAAGCGCTGA
- a CDS encoding GFA family protein: MSVGLTGGCLCGAVRYRLRGTPFHITHCHCRSCRRASGAAFVTWFTVRVHELEWRGEKPVQYHSSAAVSRGFCPHCGSTLTYFHESDPEEIDVTAASLDMPEALAPEHHSWWEQRLEWGTASAQGALPVHQREGG; encoded by the coding sequence ATGAGCGTAGGACTGACCGGAGGCTGTCTGTGCGGCGCGGTGCGCTACCGTCTGCGAGGCACGCCGTTCCACATCACCCATTGCCACTGCCGCAGCTGCAGGCGCGCCAGCGGCGCCGCCTTTGTCACCTGGTTCACCGTCCGCGTGCACGAACTGGAGTGGCGCGGCGAGAAACCGGTGCAGTACCACTCGTCTGCGGCGGTGTCGCGCGGCTTCTGTCCGCATTGCGGCTCCACGCTCACATACTTCCACGAGTCCGATCCGGAGGAGATCGACGTGACCGCCGCCTCGCTGGACATGCCGGAGGCGCTGGCGCCGGAGCATCACTCCTGGTGGGAGCAGCGGCTGGAGTGGGGCACCGCCAGCGCGCAGGGCGCGCTGCCGGTGCATCAGCGCGAGGGCGGCTAG
- the rraA gene encoding ribonuclease E activity regulator RraA, whose amino-acid sequence MSLATTDLCDAFDAEIQVLDPVFQSFGGHARFHGPIATLKLFEDNSLVRQMLGEPGNGRVLVVDGGGSRRCALLGDQLGELAVKNGWAGLVIDGCVRDSAALGKLPLGVKALAAHPRKSVKRDSGQRDLPLRVAGCDILPGQWLYADEDGVIVSGRPLG is encoded by the coding sequence ATGAGCTTGGCGACCACCGATCTGTGCGACGCGTTCGATGCCGAAATCCAAGTGCTGGACCCGGTGTTTCAATCATTCGGCGGCCATGCCCGCTTCCACGGCCCCATCGCCACGCTGAAGCTGTTCGAGGACAACAGCCTGGTGCGCCAAATGCTGGGCGAGCCCGGGAACGGCCGGGTGCTGGTGGTGGATGGGGGCGGTTCGCGCCGCTGCGCGCTGCTGGGGGACCAGTTGGGCGAGCTGGCGGTGAAAAACGGCTGGGCCGGACTGGTGATAGACGGCTGCGTGCGCGACAGCGCGGCGCTGGGCAAGCTGCCGCTCGGCGTCAAGGCGCTGGCCGCGCATCCGCGCAAGTCGGTGAAGCGGGACAGCGGCCAGCGGGATCTGCCGCTGCGCGTCGCCGGTTGCGACATCCTGCCGGGACAATGGCTTTACGCCGACGAGGACGGCGTGATCGTCAGCGGACGCCCGCTGGGCTAG
- the aceA gene encoding isocitrate lyase: MTTREQRIAAIQKDWDENPRWKGIKRGYSAADVERLRGSLQVEHSLARHGAEKLWQLVNNEPYINCLGALTGGQAMQQVKAGVKAIYLSGWQVAADNNEYSAMYPDQSLYPVDSVPKVVERINNAFTRADEIQHAKGLDKGDKGYVDYFAPIVADAEAGFGGVLNAYELMKAMIRAGAAGVHFEDQLASVKKCGHMGGKVLVPTQEAIQKLIAARLAADVYGVPTLVIARTDAEAADLLTSDVDPNDEPFLTGERTAEGFYKTKKGLEQAISRAVAYADYADLVWCETGTPDLEFARKFAEAVHAKHPGKLLAYNCSPSFNWKKNLDDATIAKFQRELGAMGYKYQFITLAGIHSMWFNMYDLAQDYVARGMSAYVEKVQEPEFAARDRGYSFVSHQQEVGTGYFDDVTTVIQGGTSSVTALTGSTEEEQFH, encoded by the coding sequence ATGACGACTCGCGAACAACGCATTGCAGCCATCCAGAAGGACTGGGACGAAAACCCGCGCTGGAAGGGAATCAAGCGTGGCTACAGCGCCGCCGACGTCGAACGCCTGCGCGGCTCGCTGCAGGTGGAGCACAGCCTGGCCCGCCATGGCGCGGAAAAACTGTGGCAGCTGGTCAACAACGAACCGTACATCAACTGTCTGGGCGCGCTGACCGGCGGCCAGGCGATGCAACAGGTGAAGGCCGGCGTCAAGGCGATCTACCTGTCCGGCTGGCAGGTGGCCGCCGACAACAACGAATACTCGGCGATGTACCCGGACCAGTCGCTGTACCCGGTGGATTCGGTGCCCAAGGTGGTGGAACGCATCAACAACGCCTTCACCCGCGCCGACGAGATCCAGCACGCGAAGGGCCTGGACAAGGGCGACAAGGGCTATGTCGACTACTTCGCCCCCATCGTCGCCGATGCCGAAGCCGGCTTCGGCGGCGTGCTGAACGCGTATGAGCTGATGAAGGCGATGATCCGCGCCGGCGCCGCGGGCGTGCACTTCGAAGACCAGCTGGCCTCGGTGAAGAAATGCGGCCACATGGGCGGCAAGGTGCTGGTGCCGACCCAGGAAGCGATCCAGAAGCTGATCGCCGCCCGCCTGGCGGCCGACGTCTACGGCGTGCCGACCCTGGTGATCGCCCGCACCGACGCCGAAGCGGCCGACCTCTTGACCAGCGACGTGGACCCGAACGACGAGCCCTTCCTGACCGGCGAACGCACCGCCGAAGGCTTCTACAAGACCAAGAAGGGCCTGGAGCAGGCGATCAGCCGCGCGGTGGCCTACGCCGACTATGCCGACCTGGTGTGGTGCGAAACCGGCACGCCGGACCTGGAGTTCGCCCGCAAGTTCGCCGAGGCCGTCCACGCCAAGCACCCGGGCAAGCTGCTGGCCTACAACTGCTCGCCGTCGTTCAACTGGAAGAAGAACCTGGACGACGCCACCATCGCCAAGTTCCAGCGCGAGCTGGGCGCGATGGGCTACAAGTACCAGTTCATCACCCTGGCCGGCATCCACAGCATGTGGTTCAACATGTACGACCTGGCGCAGGACTACGTGGCGCGCGGCATGTCCGCATACGTCGAGAAGGTGCAGGAGCCCGAGTTCGCCGCCCGCGACCGCGGCTACAGCTTCGTGTCCCACCAGCAGGAAGTGGGCACCGGCTACTTCGACGACGTCACCACCGTAATCCAGGGCGGAACCTCCAGCGTCACCGCGCTGACCGGCTCCACCGAGGAAGAGCAGTTCCACTAA
- the grpE gene encoding nucleotide exchange factor GrpE yields the protein MQENQNQAAEAVENEMTETASAAHTELEQTPEQRIAGLEAEIAELNDTLLRARAELENQRRRAQDEVAAAHKYAIGKFAAELVTVKDYLEMALLDQSGQIDALKMGVDMTLKQLVSAFDKAQIKDIAPKLGDKLDPHQHQAMSAEESDAEPNTVVRVMQKGYLLADRVLRPAMVVVAKAKA from the coding sequence ATGCAAGAGAACCAAAACCAAGCGGCCGAAGCCGTGGAAAACGAAATGACCGAGACCGCCAGCGCGGCGCATACCGAGCTGGAGCAGACCCCCGAGCAGCGCATCGCCGGGCTGGAAGCCGAAATCGCCGAACTGAACGACACCCTGCTGCGCGCCCGCGCCGAGCTGGAAAACCAGCGCCGCCGCGCGCAGGACGAGGTGGCCGCCGCGCACAAATACGCGATCGGCAAGTTCGCGGCCGAGCTGGTGACGGTCAAGGATTATCTGGAAATGGCCCTGCTGGACCAGAGCGGCCAGATCGACGCGTTGAAGATGGGCGTGGACATGACGCTGAAACAGCTGGTGTCCGCCTTCGACAAGGCGCAGATCAAGGACATCGCGCCCAAGCTGGGCGACAAGCTGGATCCCCACCAGCACCAGGCGATGAGCGCGGAAGAGTCCGACGCCGAGCCGAACACCGTGGTGCGCGTGATGCAGAAGGGCTATTTGCTGGCCGACCGCGTGCTGCGCCCGGCCATGGTGGTGGTGGCCAAGGCCAAGGCATAA